A single genomic interval of Adhaeribacter pallidiroseus harbors:
- the cas5b gene encoding type I-B CRISPR-associated protein Cas5b, translating to MEVYKIDLTSWTASFRYPNLISGFQPTLEVPPLSTVLGLINAAAGSYQNYQTLKIGYYFEYEAKAVDLETIYQISSKDGKPTNQAKSNILNREFLFNAFLRLYLTDNIIADYFRQPYYPLLLGRMNDLATVTNIEKGELAAVVNADKVRGQIIPFAKNRLAGQIQALPKYFTNSFPRNNIGTEPYSIINFKSNALATGIQAFRDELAPNKPIDIYFHEIDFSVYA from the coding sequence ATGGAAGTTTACAAAATAGACCTTACCAGCTGGACCGCCAGCTTCCGTTATCCTAATTTAATCAGCGGTTTTCAGCCAACCCTGGAAGTGCCGCCATTAAGTACGGTATTAGGCTTAATAAATGCCGCCGCCGGAAGCTATCAAAATTATCAGACCTTAAAGATTGGATATTATTTTGAATACGAAGCCAAAGCGGTAGACCTGGAAACCATTTACCAAATTAGCAGCAAAGACGGAAAACCTACTAATCAGGCTAAATCTAATATACTAAACCGTGAGTTTTTATTTAATGCTTTTTTACGACTTTATTTAACAGATAATATTATTGCCGATTATTTTCGGCAGCCTTATTACCCTTTGTTATTAGGCCGCATGAACGATTTAGCTACCGTTACGAATATAGAAAAAGGAGAATTAGCAGCCGTTGTAAATGCGGATAAAGTACGGGGACAAATTATTCCATTTGCTAAAAATCGTTTGGCTGGGCAAATTCAGGCATTACCAAAATATTTTACCAATTCTTTTCCCCGCAATAATATTGGTACAGAACCTTATTCTATCATCAACTTTAAATCAAATGCTCTTGCTACCGGCATACAAGCATTCCGTGACGAGCTTGCGCCTAATAAACCAATAGATATTTACTTTCATGAAATAGATTTTTCCGTGTATGCCTAA
- the cas2 gene encoding CRISPR-associated endonuclease Cas2: MYVVVVYDIGELRVARMLKLCRKYLNWIQNSVFEGEITEVKLKEMLSKAREIMDLDYDSIIIFKSREHKWLDKQIVGVARSQIDNFL, translated from the coding sequence ATGTACGTAGTAGTGGTATATGACATAGGTGAATTGCGCGTCGCCCGGATGTTAAAACTTTGCCGCAAATACCTGAACTGGATTCAGAATTCCGTATTCGAAGGCGAAATTACCGAAGTAAAGTTAAAAGAAATGCTGAGCAAAGCCCGGGAAATCATGGACTTGGATTACGATAGTATTATAATCTTTAAGAGCCGGGAACATAAGTGGTTAGATAAACAAATTGTGGGTGTTGCCCGCAGTCAGATTGACAACTTTTTGTAG
- a CDS encoding DUF5615 family PIN-like protein, whose protein sequence is MGNTKILIDENLPRRLVSQLAACFIESAHVSEKSLLKNSDRKIWQYAKENNFTILTKDNDFTELSKLFGCPPKVIRLKCGNQTTVNLAKIMIAKLEIIINFLEAEELCYLEIE, encoded by the coding sequence ATGGGTAATACAAAAATCTTAATTGATGAAAATCTGCCTAGAAGACTGGTAAGTCAATTAGCAGCATGCTTTATAGAAAGTGCTCATGTATCTGAAAAATCTTTATTAAAGAATTCAGATAGAAAAATTTGGCAGTACGCCAAAGAAAATAATTTTACCATCTTAACAAAAGATAATGATTTTACTGAGTTAAGTAAATTATTTGGATGTCCTCCTAAAGTAATTCGCCTAAAATGTGGAAATCAAACAACAGTTAATTTAGCTAAAATAATGATTGCTAAGCTTGAAATTATTATTAACTTCTTAGAGGCAGAAGAATTATGTTACTTAGAAATTGAATAA
- the cas3 gene encoding CRISPR-associated helicase Cas3', translating to MPKVKLPEILAKSEPPLTLQTHIDDCLLIRNYLQKLFPQIPFTKDFDFWNTLQLAIIFHDLGKAHQEFQNVLRGQPAKWHYQRHELFSLPFVAASALPQNLKELLNLVVAGHHKDFECLIKDYIDTQYPEKEEDEFSLGLDYNEDRSFGTAFKENIPVSDVKTLLFAYDVTIGEVPDFPVHALVRRYLKNRFTQTNAEYFSLLLLFGALKHCDHLGSARVESITHLELSDFNFLDNQRQALLAKQTDFYLHQLECRDTTGNLILTAPTGSGKTESALLWLKNQLIHSGQGRVFYVLPFTASINAMYERLSDVEKGLGEEKAGMLHGKLIDYLNNYFDEFQYSVSQKKEKIKSIKEKFRTLLTPVKVVTPFQLLKHLFGLKGFEQGIFEWTGGYFIFDEIHAYSPNVFAQIKVLLEFVTKHLNAKVMVMTATMPAFLKKELEEAIGQFTPIQAETALYEKFKRHRVILQNGLLSENLSLIQVELQAGRKVLVVCNTVYEAQQTFEKLKSFVGVDKAVLLHSAFNGKDRSQKEKALKEEEVCLLVGTQAIEVSLDIDYDVIFTEPAPIDALIQRFGRVNRRREKGICFCYIFKNRNKADKYIYTTAIIERTLQALATVENEYDGIIDEQKLQELIDFVYPTWEPEDLEEFNRIYFYLDDAVKSLSPLINSKHTEEEFYKQFDGIKILPQACKSEYEKYLQQFDFINAESLKVQIRKNVFVGWLRSGFLRLEKFVFEKSNQNLLTITYYLTNKPYNSFTGLQAKSEGESWQDDIFL from the coding sequence ATGCCTAAAGTTAAATTGCCGGAAATATTAGCTAAATCGGAGCCGCCGCTTACTTTGCAGACCCACATAGATGATTGTTTACTAATTAGAAATTACTTGCAGAAATTGTTCCCGCAAATTCCTTTTACCAAAGATTTTGATTTTTGGAATACCTTGCAATTAGCTATTATATTTCATGATTTAGGCAAAGCGCACCAGGAATTTCAAAATGTATTAAGAGGGCAACCAGCTAAATGGCATTATCAGAGGCATGAACTTTTTTCACTTCCTTTTGTAGCTGCTTCTGCACTTCCACAAAATCTTAAGGAACTGCTTAATCTTGTTGTTGCCGGGCATCATAAAGATTTTGAATGCCTAATTAAAGATTATATTGATACGCAATACCCGGAGAAAGAGGAAGATGAATTTAGCTTAGGATTGGATTATAACGAAGACCGCAGTTTTGGAACAGCGTTTAAAGAAAATATTCCGGTAAGTGATGTTAAAACTTTGCTTTTTGCTTACGATGTAACTATTGGCGAAGTGCCGGACTTTCCGGTTCATGCCTTAGTGAGACGTTACCTTAAAAATAGATTTACCCAAACCAATGCCGAATATTTTTCTCTGCTGCTTTTGTTTGGTGCTTTAAAGCATTGTGACCATTTAGGCTCTGCTCGCGTTGAAAGCATAACTCATTTAGAACTTTCTGATTTTAATTTTTTAGACAACCAGCGCCAAGCGCTCCTGGCCAAACAAACGGATTTTTACCTACATCAATTAGAATGCAGGGATACAACGGGGAACCTTATATTAACTGCTCCAACTGGTTCTGGGAAAACCGAAAGTGCACTTCTCTGGCTTAAAAATCAACTTATTCATTCCGGACAAGGGCGCGTTTTCTACGTTTTGCCTTTTACAGCTTCTATTAACGCCATGTATGAGCGATTAAGCGATGTAGAAAAAGGCTTAGGAGAAGAAAAAGCCGGAATGCTGCACGGTAAGTTAATCGATTACTTGAACAATTATTTTGATGAATTTCAATATAGCGTCAGCCAGAAAAAGGAAAAAATAAAAAGCATTAAAGAAAAATTCCGAACCTTGCTTACGCCGGTTAAAGTAGTAACGCCTTTCCAGCTACTTAAGCATTTATTTGGGCTGAAAGGTTTTGAACAAGGCATTTTTGAATGGACAGGCGGCTATTTTATTTTTGATGAAATACATGCTTATAGTCCAAATGTTTTTGCCCAAATTAAAGTACTGCTCGAATTTGTAACAAAGCATCTGAATGCCAAAGTAATGGTAATGACTGCTACCATGCCCGCTTTCCTGAAAAAAGAATTAGAAGAAGCTATTGGTCAATTTACACCAATACAGGCAGAAACTGCTCTCTACGAAAAGTTTAAGCGGCACCGGGTAATATTACAGAATGGTTTACTCTCCGAAAACCTTAGCTTAATTCAGGTTGAATTACAAGCTGGTAGAAAAGTATTAGTGGTATGTAATACAGTATACGAAGCCCAGCAAACTTTTGAAAAGCTAAAGAGCTTTGTAGGTGTAGACAAGGCAGTTTTATTACACAGCGCATTTAATGGCAAAGACCGCAGTCAGAAAGAAAAGGCATTAAAAGAAGAAGAGGTATGTCTACTGGTAGGCACGCAAGCTATTGAAGTCAGTCTTGATATTGATTACGATGTGATTTTTACCGAACCAGCTCCCATTGATGCATTAATACAACGCTTCGGTCGGGTAAACCGGCGACGTGAAAAAGGCATATGTTTTTGCTATATTTTTAAAAACCGAAATAAAGCAGACAAATATATTTATACAACTGCCATAATTGAACGGACATTGCAAGCTTTAGCTACAGTTGAAAATGAATATGATGGCATTATAGATGAGCAAAAGTTGCAAGAATTAATTGACTTTGTCTATCCAACTTGGGAACCAGAAGACTTAGAAGAATTTAACCGCATTTATTTTTATTTAGATGATGCTGTTAAAAGTCTGTCGCCTTTAATAAATTCAAAACATACCGAAGAAGAATTTTATAAACAATTTGATGGCATTAAAATATTACCGCAAGCATGTAAATCTGAATATGAGAAATATTTACAACAGTTTGACTTTATTAATGCTGAAAGTTTAAAGGTTCAGATAAGGAAGAATGTTTTTGTTGGTTGGCTTCGTTCTGGTTTTCTTCGGTTGGAAAAATTTGTATTTGAAAAAAGCAATCAAAATTTACTTACAATTACTTATTATTTAACAAATAAACCTTATAATAGCTTTACTGGTCTACAGGCAAAAAGTGAAGGGGAAAGCTGGCAAGATGATATATTTTTATAA
- the cas6 gene encoding CRISPR-associated endoribonuclease Cas6 → MRFNLTLNLPDNNYKVLPLNYQYELSAWIYKVINLGDASFSFWLHSQGYLANGRHYKLFTFSRLNIPQFKIAQDRLQIISTTATLSLSFYMPASAETFISGLFKQQQFSLGDTQSQVKFEVAAIAAEPTPAFKPQTQFRLVSPLCASTQRDQQGKLMPLYLSPEDSGFKKIFAENLLNKYAAGAMLKAPPAVSPLLGDVQFHLLSKPISKLVTIKANTPQQTKVRGYLFDFELEASPELTEAGYFAGFGEKNSLGFGCAEFLK, encoded by the coding sequence ATGCGGTTTAATCTAACTTTAAATTTACCTGATAATAATTATAAAGTACTTCCCTTAAATTACCAATACGAGCTGTCGGCTTGGATATATAAAGTAATAAATTTAGGCGATGCTTCTTTTAGCTTTTGGCTGCATAGCCAAGGCTATTTGGCTAATGGAAGGCATTACAAACTTTTTACTTTTTCCCGGTTAAACATTCCCCAGTTTAAGATAGCCCAGGACCGCTTGCAGATTATTAGTACCACTGCTACGTTAAGTCTATCTTTTTACATGCCTGCCTCGGCCGAAACATTTATATCCGGGCTTTTTAAACAACAGCAATTTTCGCTCGGCGATACCCAGAGTCAGGTAAAATTTGAAGTAGCAGCTATTGCCGCTGAACCAACCCCCGCATTTAAACCCCAAACCCAGTTCAGACTAGTATCGCCCCTGTGCGCGAGTACGCAAAGGGACCAGCAAGGTAAATTAATGCCGCTTTACTTATCGCCAGAAGATTCAGGATTTAAAAAAATATTTGCGGAAAATCTTCTGAATAAATACGCAGCTGGCGCTATGTTAAAGGCTCCTCCGGCTGTTTCGCCTTTGTTAGGAGATGTACAGTTTCATCTACTCAGTAAGCCCATTTCTAAACTGGTTACCATAAAAGCGAATACCCCGCAACAAACCAAAGTACGTGGCTATTTATTCGATTTTGAGTTAGAAGCCTCGCCGGAATTAACGGAAGCGGGTTATTTCGCCGGATTTGGCGAGAAGAATAGTTTAGGATTCGGGTGTGCAGAATTTCTAAAGTAA
- a CDS encoding DUF433 domain-containing protein yields MDFSRIITLEPGKRSGKPCIRGMRITVYDVLSYLASGMTMEEILEDFPELKKEDILACLAYAANAEKRSIIAVQ; encoded by the coding sequence ATGGATTTTTCTAGAATAATCACCCTAGAACCAGGTAAAAGAAGCGGTAAGCCTTGTATTAGAGGAATGCGGATAACCGTATATGATGTATTAAGTTACTTAGCCTCCGGCATGACTATGGAAGAAATTTTAGAAGATTTTCCGGAATTGAAGAAAGAAGATATTTTAGCTTGTCTGGCTTATGCGGCTAACGCTGAGAAACGTTCTATTATAGCTGTCCAATAA
- the cas7i gene encoding type I-B CRISPR-associated protein Cas7/Cst2/DevR, with protein sequence MKNGRYYTYVSGQAWRYWWRETLKLNHNWELSPITRESKIAFTEANPIKFADDDIFGYMKAAKDIVRDDDGNPILDKKGKDQKEDVTVTRTSPLKNSVIVSVGSTQTVENWSSMARQVGDSVPYSKEEYSTIMKGMFSLDLLQVGTFATYNKTGFKNLTEKLRTEALSNGATEKDDLFVKDKTGNAAKLVQLDKSIRTQRIIDTLKALKTITGGAMQTNNMGDVTPKFIVLATMSSGNHPFSHIVKNEGRNNEKALLNIEGLREVLQDYKEQFKGVVFIGKRSGFMDEYNDDLATLAGEFENVRLLSVNQAIDQYCEQIANQIM encoded by the coding sequence TTGAAAAATGGCCGTTACTATACTTACGTTTCAGGACAAGCCTGGCGGTACTGGTGGCGCGAAACTCTTAAGTTAAATCATAATTGGGAACTTTCGCCCATAACGCGAGAGAGTAAAATAGCCTTTACCGAAGCTAATCCTATAAAATTTGCCGACGACGATATTTTTGGTTATATGAAAGCAGCTAAAGATATTGTGCGAGATGATGATGGTAATCCTATTCTGGATAAAAAAGGAAAGGATCAAAAAGAGGATGTAACAGTAACCCGTACTTCACCATTAAAAAATTCAGTTATTGTTTCGGTTGGTTCTACCCAAACCGTTGAAAACTGGTCGAGTATGGCTAGACAAGTCGGTGATTCTGTGCCTTACAGCAAGGAAGAATACAGCACCATAATGAAAGGTATGTTCTCCTTGGACTTACTACAGGTGGGCACTTTTGCTACTTACAATAAAACCGGATTTAAAAACTTAACCGAAAAATTAAGAACCGAAGCTTTAAGTAATGGCGCAACTGAAAAGGATGATTTATTTGTAAAAGACAAAACCGGCAATGCTGCTAAACTGGTGCAATTAGATAAAAGTATTAGAACCCAACGCATAATAGATACTTTAAAAGCATTGAAAACTATTACGGGCGGCGCCATGCAAACCAATAATATGGGCGATGTAACACCTAAATTTATTGTTCTGGCTACTATGTCCTCTGGTAATCACCCATTCTCACACATTGTTAAAAATGAAGGTCGCAATAATGAGAAAGCTTTATTAAATATTGAAGGTTTACGAGAAGTGTTGCAGGATTATAAAGAACAATTTAAAGGTGTTGTTTTTATTGGCAAGCGCAGCGGCTTTATGGATGAATATAATGATGATTTGGCTACCTTGGCCGGTGAATTTGAAAATGTAAGATTGTTATCGGTAAACCAAGCCATAGACCAATACTGTGAACAGATTGCAAACCAGATTATGTAA
- a CDS encoding PID-CTERM protein-sorting domain-containing protein gives MKQLFIKSAFIASALFLTSTFNASATARLATFGFWEIIFGNHTGGHTGGNNNGNTNAPIDGGLSLLVAAGAGLGIKKARERRKKEKDGADINNDHL, from the coding sequence ATGAAACAATTATTCATCAAATCAGCATTTATTGCTAGTGCCTTATTTTTAACGAGCACCTTCAACGCTTCTGCCACAGCCCGGTTAGCCACTTTTGGTTTTTGGGAAATTATCTTTGGCAATCATACCGGTGGCCATACCGGAGGGAATAACAACGGGAACACCAACGCCCCCATTGATGGAGGATTAAGTTTGCTCGTAGCAGCTGGTGCCGGTTTAGGCATTAAAAAAGCCCGTGAACGTAGAAAAAAAGAAAAGGACGGTGCCGATATAAATAACGATCATCTTTAA
- a CDS encoding Crp/Fnr family transcriptional regulator has translation MLLIEKVLTLRSSEIFQNTPEAELVELAGVLEELYLNTNETLFQKGDVGESMYFIYKGKIRVHDGNLTLAVLEENEILGELSVLDADTRSASATALEETILLKLEQEPFYDIMLANAEVLKGILKTLGRRLRIMDAKLAETKTSAPTAQPSF, from the coding sequence ATGTTACTCATAGAAAAAGTGCTCACCCTCCGGTCTTCGGAAATTTTTCAGAACACACCCGAAGCCGAATTGGTGGAACTAGCCGGAGTTTTAGAGGAATTGTACCTGAATACTAACGAAACCTTATTTCAAAAAGGCGACGTGGGTGAAAGCATGTATTTTATTTACAAAGGGAAAATCCGCGTTCACGATGGCAACCTAACATTAGCCGTTTTAGAAGAAAATGAAATTTTAGGAGAATTGTCGGTGCTGGACGCCGACACCCGTTCAGCGAGCGCCACCGCTCTGGAAGAAACCATTCTGCTGAAGCTGGAACAAGAGCCTTTCTATGATATTATGCTGGCGAACGCCGAAGTACTTAAAGGAATTTTAAAAACGCTGGGTCGCCGGCTCCGGATTATGGATGCCAAACTGGCCGAGACTAAAACAAGTGCTCCCACGGCGCAACCTTCTTTTTAA
- the cas1b gene encoding type I-B CRISPR-associated endonuclease Cas1b: MKKSYYLFNPGRLSRKDNTLQFTPVDEQGKEGPCRYIPVETVSDLYVFGNLDANSAMYNFLGKNGISAHFFDYYEHYTGSFFAKDYLLAGKMQVEQTRHYTLRNKRMVLAQKFVEGAAFNMLKNLRYYNNREKDLAQIISQIEGYATQISATSEVAELMGIEGNIRQTYYAAFDTIVSGFTMVNRSKRPPLNEVNVLISFGNMMCYSVCMDMIYHTQLNPTISFLHEPGTRRYSLALDLAEIFKPVLVDRTIFRVLNKKEIQPNDFMTDINGCVLKESGKKVFVKAFEERLKETIKHRTLSKSVSYKHLVKLECYKLSKHILNIEEYKPFKIWW; encoded by the coding sequence ATGAAAAAAAGCTACTATTTATTTAATCCTGGTCGGCTGAGCCGCAAAGACAATACCTTGCAGTTTACGCCCGTAGATGAACAAGGCAAAGAAGGGCCTTGCCGGTATATTCCGGTAGAAACCGTTTCGGATTTATACGTGTTTGGCAACCTGGACGCGAACAGTGCGATGTACAACTTCCTGGGCAAAAACGGTATTTCGGCGCATTTCTTTGATTACTACGAGCATTATACCGGTTCTTTCTTCGCCAAAGATTATTTGCTGGCCGGTAAAATGCAGGTAGAGCAAACCCGGCATTATACCCTTCGGAATAAACGCATGGTGCTGGCGCAAAAATTTGTGGAAGGAGCGGCTTTTAACATGTTAAAGAACCTGCGCTACTACAATAACCGGGAAAAAGACCTTGCCCAAATAATTAGCCAAATAGAAGGATATGCTACCCAAATCTCGGCTACCAGTGAGGTAGCCGAGTTAATGGGCATCGAGGGTAATATTCGGCAAACGTATTATGCGGCTTTTGATACCATTGTGTCGGGCTTTACCATGGTAAATCGTTCTAAGCGGCCACCCCTAAACGAAGTAAATGTCCTGATTTCGTTTGGCAACATGATGTGCTATTCGGTTTGTATGGATATGATTTACCACACCCAATTGAACCCCACCATCAGCTTTTTGCACGAGCCGGGTACCCGGCGCTACTCTTTAGCCTTAGACTTGGCCGAGATATTTAAACCGGTTCTGGTAGACCGCACTATTTTCCGGGTATTGAACAAGAAAGAAATTCAACCCAACGATTTTATGACCGACATTAACGGTTGCGTTTTAAAAGAAAGCGGGAAGAAGGTTTTTGTAAAAGCATTTGAAGAACGCTTAAAAGAAACCATTAAGCACCGTACTCTCAGTAAATCGGTTAGCTACAAGCACTTGGTAAAACTGGAATGTTATAAACTCAGTAAACATATTTTAAATATAGAAGAATATAAACCTTTTAAAATCTGGTGGTAA
- the cas4 gene encoding CRISPR-associated protein Cas4 translates to MHITATHINLYHVCHRELWLHAHEIRMENTSDTVSEGKLIHETAYPQRAERYREVVLGGVKIDFYDPKAKVVHEIKKSDKVEAAHLAQVKYYLYVLEQNGIAGATGIIEYPTLRKTETVELTPADRAAIVIWLGEISRLLAQAQCPPLLNKPICKQCSYFDFCYVEE, encoded by the coding sequence ATGCATATCACTGCTACCCATATAAACCTCTATCACGTTTGCCACCGCGAACTGTGGCTGCACGCGCATGAAATTCGGATGGAGAATACCTCCGACACGGTTAGCGAAGGCAAACTGATTCACGAAACGGCCTACCCGCAACGGGCCGAGCGGTACCGGGAAGTAGTGTTGGGGGGAGTTAAAATTGATTTCTACGACCCGAAAGCCAAGGTGGTACACGAAATAAAAAAGTCAGATAAAGTAGAAGCGGCGCACCTGGCCCAGGTGAAATATTACCTCTACGTTCTGGAACAAAACGGCATCGCCGGCGCTACCGGCATCATTGAATACCCCACGCTCCGCAAAACCGAAACCGTAGAACTTACCCCCGCTGACCGCGCAGCGATTGTGATCTGGCTCGGGGAAATAAGCCGGTTACTGGCGCAGGCCCAATGTCCGCCTTTACTTAACAAACCTATCTGCAAGCAATGCAGCTATTTCGATTTTTGTTACGTGGAAGAATAG
- a CDS encoding type I-B CRISPR-associated protein Cas8b1/Cst1: protein MKLENDWFIQPTGDPFADVGGYVIEYFREKFPKKNILELIKEATYIYVKNWDNNLHSFFLNSTITHNSNKGQKGIDKTLEYYQSLLEDKRDAQEGYCRITGQKTKLYFAGRDNHIMSGSATLINFHHGFQSGILLSKEVLIRIFFSPLGLIQLGNKVALIQSNNEEVNRYFVKRILDNNFKDLASGISKSLQKSEFSNPANTLFDFAHKCISDLKIAASDNTTGTKGITLNLYHFTNFGASPEIKLYTLPAVVFLFYQKCLSLEFKSDWQRFVNYHYRSSGFKDAYYNDATSTWENKKDSVGYDDYKTWRNPVYERLLNGESLLGLFERWSRKNKLNIKIIEIYQQVLRNMDKRTLQKIQDLTNFIIEDKDFTKKSITRLNGMKSGYDIRQFFLNLIAKNYYNKNEKALITLEDYVEYLFPDGASWRDIRDLLLISIYQKLHETDTSLDIEMPELEAEQELES from the coding sequence ATGAAATTAGAAAACGATTGGTTTATTCAGCCTACTGGCGACCCGTTTGCCGATGTAGGTGGCTATGTTATTGAATATTTTAGAGAGAAGTTCCCAAAAAAAAACATTCTGGAACTCATTAAAGAGGCTACCTATATTTATGTTAAAAATTGGGATAATAACTTGCACTCTTTTTTCTTAAATTCAACAATAACCCATAATTCCAATAAAGGTCAGAAAGGCATTGATAAAACTCTTGAGTATTACCAAAGCTTATTGGAAGATAAAAGAGATGCCCAAGAAGGATACTGCCGGATTACGGGTCAGAAGACAAAACTTTACTTTGCTGGACGCGACAATCATATTATGTCCGGTTCAGCAACGCTGATTAACTTTCATCATGGTTTTCAGAGTGGCATCCTACTTTCCAAAGAAGTATTAATCCGCATCTTTTTCTCGCCGTTGGGTTTAATACAATTAGGCAACAAAGTAGCTTTAATCCAAAGTAATAACGAAGAAGTAAATCGCTATTTTGTAAAGAGAATCTTGGACAACAATTTCAAGGATTTAGCTAGCGGCATCTCTAAATCATTGCAAAAATCAGAGTTTAGTAATCCGGCCAATACCTTATTTGATTTTGCGCATAAATGCATTTCAGACTTGAAAATTGCAGCTTCTGATAATACGACTGGCACCAAAGGAATTACCCTTAATCTTTATCACTTTACCAATTTTGGGGCTAGCCCTGAAATAAAGCTATATACCCTTCCAGCAGTTGTTTTTTTGTTTTATCAAAAATGCCTGAGTTTAGAATTTAAAAGTGATTGGCAGCGATTTGTGAATTACCATTATCGCTCATCGGGCTTTAAGGACGCATATTATAATGATGCCACTAGTACCTGGGAAAATAAAAAAGATTCGGTTGGCTATGACGATTATAAAACCTGGCGCAATCCGGTTTATGAAAGATTATTAAATGGCGAATCCTTACTAGGGCTTTTTGAAAGATGGTCCAGAAAGAATAAACTTAATATTAAAATTATCGAAATCTACCAACAAGTTTTAAGAAATATGGACAAACGCACACTTCAAAAAATTCAAGATTTAACAAATTTTATTATTGAGGATAAGGACTTTACTAAAAAATCTATAACCCGCCTAAATGGGATGAAAAGCGGGTATGATATACGCCAGTTTTTTCTTAATCTAATTGCCAAGAATTATTACAATAAAAACGAAAAAGCTCTTATTACCCTCGAAGATTACGTGGAATATCTTTTCCCAGATGGTGCCTCTTGGCGTGATATACGAGATTTACTGTTAATCTCTATTTATCAGAAGTTACACGAAACAGACACTTCTTTAGACATTGAAATGCCTGAACTAGAAGCTGAACAAGAACTTGAATCTTAA
- a CDS encoding HD domain-containing protein — translation MPTATYPEIQDYALRKLRTGLTEKHTYHHLKHTVDVVAQCTAISDLEMVNSAEDLFLLKVGALYHDMGFLFTYQGHEAKSCEIADTDLTLFKFTDRQKEVIFNLIKATQVPQKPQTQLEEIICDADLDYLGRSDFYVIGEGLYQEFLWQGIVKNERDWNQVQIKFLENHCYFTASSKKRREEQKQVYLAQIKKKVAPWEHLF, via the coding sequence ATGCCCACTGCTACCTACCCCGAAATACAGGATTACGCCCTCCGGAAATTACGCACCGGATTAACCGAAAAGCATACGTACCACCACCTTAAACATACGGTAGATGTAGTAGCGCAATGTACCGCAATTTCGGATTTAGAAATGGTAAACTCCGCCGAAGATCTGTTTCTTTTAAAAGTAGGAGCCTTGTACCACGATATGGGTTTCTTATTTACTTACCAGGGGCACGAAGCTAAAAGCTGCGAAATAGCCGATACTGACTTAACCCTTTTTAAATTTACGGACCGCCAAAAAGAAGTTATTTTTAATTTAATTAAAGCCACGCAAGTACCTCAAAAGCCGCAGACCCAATTAGAAGAAATTATTTGCGATGCCGATTTGGATTACTTGGGCCGCAGCGATTTTTATGTAATCGGGGAGGGGCTGTACCAGGAGTTTCTGTGGCAAGGAATCGTGAAAAATGAACGGGACTGGAACCAAGTACAAATTAAATTTTTAGAAAACCATTGCTACTTTACGGCCTCATCTAAAAAACGGCGCGAAGAACAAAAGCAAGTGTACCTGGCGCAAATTAAAAAGAAGGTTGCGCCGTGGGAGCACTTGTTTTAG